The proteins below are encoded in one region of Dethiobacter alkaliphilus AHT 1:
- a CDS encoding beta-ketoacyl-ACP synthase III gives MKMQNVGILGIGSALPDKIVTNVDLEKIVDTNDEWIRTRTGICERRVAAEGEHTSDLAARAAQKALDDAGISVDEVDLIILATATPDSPMPSTACHVQAKIGATRAAAFDLSAVCTGFIYGLAVGSQFVATGVYKRVLVIGAEVLSRILDWSDRSTCVLFGDGAGAVVLGPREAEGLLSFKLGSDGTTANLLHIPAGGTCQPATPQTLEDRLHYVKMSGNEIYKFAVRAMGEVTQEALDAAGVDKKDLDLLVPHQANWRIIEAARKRFDVPEDRVVVNIDRYGNMSSASIPVALDEAYRSGRLNRGDLLALVGFGAGLTWGAAVLRY, from the coding sequence ATGAAGATGCAGAATGTGGGTATACTGGGAATTGGTTCTGCCCTGCCCGATAAAATAGTGACAAACGTTGATCTGGAAAAAATCGTTGATACCAATGATGAATGGATACGAACACGAACAGGAATTTGTGAGCGTCGGGTGGCAGCCGAAGGTGAGCATACTTCAGATCTGGCAGCACGTGCTGCGCAGAAAGCGTTGGATGATGCCGGTATTTCTGTGGATGAAGTGGATTTGATTATTTTGGCCACCGCTACCCCGGATTCCCCCATGCCGTCCACAGCTTGCCACGTTCAGGCAAAAATAGGGGCAACCAGGGCTGCTGCCTTTGATTTGTCCGCCGTGTGTACCGGTTTTATCTACGGGCTGGCGGTGGGCAGCCAGTTTGTGGCTACCGGTGTCTATAAAAGGGTGTTGGTGATTGGCGCTGAAGTTCTCTCCCGCATTTTGGACTGGAGCGATCGTTCCACCTGTGTGCTTTTTGGCGACGGTGCCGGTGCGGTGGTGCTTGGCCCCAGAGAAGCAGAGGGTTTGCTAAGCTTTAAGCTGGGCTCTGACGGTACCACTGCCAATCTTTTACACATTCCTGCAGGCGGAACTTGTCAGCCTGCCACACCACAAACACTTGAAGACCGATTACATTATGTAAAAATGAGTGGTAATGAAATATATAAGTTTGCCGTACGGGCCATGGGTGAAGTGACCCAGGAAGCGCTGGATGCCGCCGGTGTGGATAAAAAGGATCTGGATCTATTGGTGCCGCACCAGGCAAACTGGCGGATTATTGAAGCGGCGCGGAAGCGATTTGATGTTCCTGAAGACCGGGTGGTGGTCAATATTGACCGCTACGGTAATATGTCTTCGGCCTCCATTCCGGTGGCCCTGGATGAGGCATATCGCAGCGGCCGTCTAAATCGTGGTGATTTATTGGCTCTGGTAGGGTTTGGTGCCGGTTTAACCTGGGGAGCTGCAGTGTTGCGTTATTAA
- the plsX gene encoding phosphate acyltransferase PlsX: MRIALDAMGGDHAPREVVLGGLAAATELEDLQLYLVGPQEVVEKQLDGQTYPQSRVKIIHAPDVITADDSPVMAVRRKKESSMMTAIRMVRDGEADAAVSAGNTGALMAGSLLVAGRLGGIDRPALTVVAPTFNGDNVVILDVGANMDAKAEHLYQYALMGKIYAREVLHKPGPRVGLLNVGTEENKGNDQVRKAYDLLDNHLEGFIGNVEARDVMDGVADVVICDGFVGNIMLKAIEGLSAGIFAALKDTFSANLKSKMAAAMLMPELRSLKKHLDYAEYGGAPLLGIDGVCIKSHGSSQARAIRSAIVTQAYRYASKDVNGQIIRELTELPLQE; this comes from the coding sequence ATACGCATAGCTCTGGACGCTATGGGGGGTGACCATGCCCCCAGGGAAGTTGTGTTGGGCGGTTTGGCCGCCGCAACCGAGCTTGAAGATTTGCAACTCTACTTAGTCGGCCCGCAGGAAGTTGTTGAAAAACAGCTGGACGGGCAAACCTATCCGCAAAGCCGGGTGAAAATAATTCATGCTCCCGATGTCATCACAGCCGATGATTCACCTGTGATGGCTGTCCGACGCAAAAAAGAATCTTCCATGATGACCGCCATTCGGATGGTGAGAGACGGAGAGGCTGATGCGGCCGTGTCGGCCGGCAATACAGGCGCTTTAATGGCCGGCAGTTTGTTGGTGGCCGGACGCTTAGGCGGTATTGACAGGCCCGCCCTCACCGTTGTTGCCCCCACTTTTAATGGTGATAATGTGGTGATTTTGGATGTGGGAGCCAATATGGATGCCAAGGCGGAGCACTTGTACCAGTACGCTCTGATGGGCAAAATTTACGCCCGTGAAGTACTGCATAAGCCTGGCCCCCGGGTGGGTCTGCTTAATGTGGGAACCGAGGAGAACAAAGGTAATGATCAGGTGCGCAAAGCCTATGATTTGCTGGATAATCACCTGGAGGGCTTCATCGGCAACGTGGAAGCCCGGGATGTTATGGACGGTGTGGCTGATGTGGTTATCTGTGACGGGTTTGTGGGCAATATAATGCTTAAAGCCATTGAAGGACTTTCTGCTGGAATTTTTGCTGCGCTGAAAGATACCTTTTCCGCCAATTTAAAGAGTAAAATGGCAGCGGCCATGTTAATGCCGGAGCTGCGGAGTCTAAAGAAACATCTTGACTACGCAGAGTATGGTGGAGCCCCGCTTTTGGGGATTGACGGAGTTTGCATCAAGAGCCACGGCTCTTCGCAGGCCAGGGCAATCCGCAGTGCCATTGTTACCCAGGCGTACCGTTATGCCAGCAAGGATGTAAACGGGCAGATTATCCGTGAATTAACGGAGTTGCCGCTGCAAGAATAA
- the coaD gene encoding pantetheine-phosphate adenylyltransferase, giving the protein MTVAIYPGSFDPVTNGHRDIIERASRVFDKVVVSVLENPRKQPMFTIEERVEMLKMITNSYENVEVDSFQGLLIDYAKQKNSNIVVKGLRAMSDFEFEFQMALINRKLDSRLETMFMMTNNRYSYVSSSIVKEIGSYGGDICELVPNEVYNIIMRRLRQERDA; this is encoded by the coding sequence ATGACTGTGGCAATCTATCCCGGAAGTTTTGATCCGGTAACAAACGGGCACAGAGATATTATTGAAAGAGCCAGCAGGGTTTTTGACAAAGTGGTGGTCTCTGTTCTGGAAAACCCGCGTAAACAACCGATGTTTACCATTGAAGAGCGGGTGGAAATGCTTAAAATGATCACTAATTCGTATGAGAACGTGGAAGTGGACTCTTTTCAGGGATTGTTAATTGATTATGCCAAACAAAAAAATTCCAACATTGTGGTCAAGGGATTGCGCGCCATGAGTGACTTCGAGTTCGAATTTCAGATGGCTTTAATTAACCGCAAGCTTGACTCAAGGTTGGAAACAATGTTTATGATGACAAACAATCGTTATTCCTATGTCTCCAGCAGCATTGTTAAAGAAATTGGCTCCTATGGTGGAGATATCTGTGAGTTGGTGCCAAACGAGGTATATAATATTATCATGCGCAGATTACGTCAGGAAAGAGACGCCTAG
- a CDS encoding YceD family protein, translated as MERLKKAPGEVFTYTFTGDADALGLTEETVTCQEPLEIRFDAVYQDGKINLTGSLHTNVIVCCSRCVDTFTCPLDGHLEEELPVDNQSELDVTELVKEMYIISLPLKPLCREACKGLCPTCGKNRNEKECACSEDEIDHRLADLKKLLEE; from the coding sequence TTGGAAAGACTTAAAAAAGCGCCCGGTGAAGTGTTTACTTATACGTTTACCGGAGATGCAGATGCATTAGGCCTGACAGAAGAGACAGTTACATGTCAGGAACCGTTGGAAATCAGGTTTGATGCTGTTTATCAGGACGGAAAAATAAACCTCACAGGAAGCCTGCACACCAATGTTATTGTGTGCTGCAGCCGTTGTGTGGATACTTTTACCTGTCCATTGGATGGTCATTTGGAAGAAGAACTCCCCGTGGATAATCAGTCAGAGTTAGATGTGACGGAGCTGGTCAAAGAGATGTACATTATCAGCTTGCCGTTAAAACCACTCTGTCGTGAAGCCTGTAAAGGGCTTTGCCCCACTTGCGGCAAAAATCGAAATGAAAAAGAATGTGCTTGCTCTGAAGATGAAATTGACCACAGGTTGGCCGATCTCAAAAAACTTCTGGAAGAGTAG
- a CDS encoding alpha/beta-type small acid-soluble spore protein gives MLATNKVNQQGRNRVLVAGAEQALEQFKNEIASELGLDYQGDKGNLTSRQNGYVGGLMVRKMIAQAESQLAGKPNNQQ, from the coding sequence TTGTTGGCAACTAACAAAGTAAATCAGCAAGGACGTAACCGTGTATTGGTTGCAGGTGCTGAACAAGCTCTGGAACAATTCAAGAACGAAATCGCCAGTGAGTTGGGCCTTGATTATCAAGGTGACAAGGGTAACCTCACTTCCCGTCAGAACGGCTATGTTGGCGGTCTGATGGTACGGAAGATGATTGCTCAGGCGGAAAGCCAATTGGCTGGTAAGCCTAATAACCAACAATAA
- the ylbJ gene encoding sporulation integral membrane protein YlbJ encodes MRTKRITKDHVLTYFMAGLGVFLTISMVLFPEDAFAAAVKGLDVWWNIVFPALLPFFIGAELLMGLGVVHFMGVLLQPLMRPIFNVPGVGSFVMAMGLASGFPIGSILTTRLRRDGLCTKVEGERLMSFTNTADPLFMFGAVAVGMFGYPQIGITIAIAHYLSSVSTGILLRFYGRSQPNTREEISGGSILWRALTALYRARKKDDRPMGKLMGDAIRNSVNTLLLIGGFIILFSVIIRIMTVIGIVGIMSTVILRILGPLGLDPSLTPAIISGLFEVTLGTQLAGEAAANVPMIQAVMVAGAIIAWSGLSVHAQVASIISQTDMKVTPFICARFVHACLAAVYTYLLMGPFAPAVSATMPVFANLQPDGGMSFWQLAAHMSWLFIILTLALLVFSLALGAFKNLKLIIFRS; translated from the coding sequence ATGAGAACAAAACGGATAACAAAAGACCACGTACTTACCTACTTCATGGCCGGGCTAGGCGTATTTCTCACCATATCCATGGTATTATTTCCCGAAGATGCTTTTGCCGCCGCAGTTAAAGGGCTTGATGTCTGGTGGAATATCGTTTTTCCCGCCCTGCTTCCTTTTTTTATCGGCGCAGAACTTTTAATGGGTCTGGGAGTAGTCCATTTTATGGGTGTTCTTCTCCAACCTTTAATGCGGCCCATTTTTAATGTACCCGGCGTAGGCTCCTTTGTGATGGCCATGGGCCTGGCCTCCGGCTTTCCCATCGGCTCCATCCTGACAACGCGTCTGCGCCGTGACGGACTTTGTACCAAGGTAGAAGGTGAGCGCCTGATGAGCTTTACCAACACCGCGGACCCGCTCTTTATGTTTGGCGCGGTGGCCGTTGGCATGTTTGGTTACCCGCAAATCGGAATCACCATTGCCATTGCTCACTACCTGTCCAGTGTGTCCACCGGCATACTGCTGCGCTTTTACGGCCGCAGCCAACCAAACACCAGGGAAGAAATATCAGGAGGAAGTATCTTATGGCGCGCCCTCACGGCCCTTTATAGGGCCAGAAAAAAAGATGACCGCCCTATGGGTAAACTTATGGGGGATGCCATCCGCAACTCGGTAAACACCCTCCTTTTAATCGGCGGATTTATCATTCTCTTTTCCGTTATCATTCGCATTATGACAGTAATAGGTATTGTAGGAATCATGTCTACCGTAATCTTGCGTATTCTCGGCCCACTTGGCCTGGACCCCAGCCTCACACCTGCCATCATCAGCGGCCTGTTTGAAGTGACACTGGGCACCCAACTGGCCGGCGAAGCCGCCGCCAACGTCCCCATGATTCAAGCAGTAATGGTGGCCGGAGCAATCATTGCCTGGAGTGGATTGTCGGTGCACGCCCAGGTGGCAAGCATAATCAGCCAGACAGACATGAAAGTGACACCGTTTATCTGTGCCCGGTTTGTTCATGCTTGCCTGGCTGCAGTATACACCTACCTCTTAATGGGCCCCTTTGCACCGGCAGTATCTGCCACCATGCCGGTTTTCGCCAATTTGCAGCCTGACGGCGGCATGTCTTTCTGGCAGTTGGCAGCCCATATGAGTTGGCTCTTCATCATCCTCACTCTGGCCCTGTTGGTCTTTAGCCTGGCTCTGGGGGCCTTTAAAAACCTAAAGCTGATTATCTTTCGCAGCTAG
- a CDS encoding patatin-like phospholipase family protein, with protein sequence MGKIKKQIGLALGGGSARGFAHIGVLKVLNEAGINVDMIAGTSMGAVIGAFYCSGIDLTLMERLAGQIQRRNWLDWTFPRMGLASGDKLEQMLLLLTRKRTFADLEKPLAVVATDLVRGEKVVISDGLVARAVRASAAIPGVFCPVEFRGRMLVDGAVVERVPVNTARDMGADVVLAVDLGIYVDGSKPNHIVDVIAQSLDIMQRDLCRLNTDVADVLISPQLKHVAPGQFHKAPEAVQAGEDATRAMMPQIKEFLRKEGCSAQQT encoded by the coding sequence ATGGGCAAGATAAAAAAACAAATAGGCTTGGCACTTGGGGGCGGATCAGCCCGTGGATTTGCCCATATTGGTGTTCTGAAGGTATTAAATGAAGCGGGCATTAATGTGGATATGATTGCAGGGACCAGTATGGGAGCTGTAATCGGAGCATTTTATTGTTCCGGCATTGATTTGACGCTGATGGAGAGGCTGGCGGGACAGATTCAGCGCAGAAACTGGCTGGACTGGACCTTTCCGCGTATGGGGCTGGCCTCCGGTGATAAGCTGGAACAAATGCTGCTTCTGCTGACACGGAAACGTACCTTTGCCGACTTGGAGAAGCCTCTGGCGGTGGTGGCCACCGACCTGGTGCGCGGAGAGAAAGTGGTGATTTCCGACGGGCTTGTGGCCCGGGCGGTGCGGGCTTCTGCGGCTATCCCCGGTGTTTTTTGTCCGGTGGAGTTTCGGGGCCGGATGCTGGTGGACGGAGCGGTGGTGGAGCGGGTACCGGTAAATACGGCGAGGGATATGGGTGCTGATGTGGTGTTGGCGGTGGATTTGGGAATTTATGTGGACGGGAGTAAGCCCAATCATATTGTGGATGTGATTGCCCAAAGCCTGGATATTATGCAGCGTGACCTTTGCCGGTTAAACACCGATGTGGCTGATGTGCTGATTTCCCCGCAATTAAAACATGTGGCTCCCGGGCAGTTTCATAAAGCGCCGGAAGCGGTGCAGGCGGGAGAGGATGCCACACGTGCCATGATGCCTCAGATTAAAGAGTTCTTGAGAAAAGAGGGATGCAGTGCGCAGCAAACATAA
- a CDS encoding DegV family protein, with product MFVIGVKIVTDSTADLPQGLADELDIAVVPLNVHFGEEEYLDWIDLDSDSFFEKLQASEVMPRTSQPSPADFEAVYKRVGEDGDTIISLHISAELSGTYQSATIAKSMLEDMDIEVIDSKLTSMALGIVVVEAARAARDGKSKEEILSVIYEQLGKVKVYFGVDTLEYLQKNGRIGKAAALLGGLLSLKPILTLVDGMVVPKDKVRGRVKLQARVVDLVGEELGADVTGKAVILHGNVLEEALKLKDKIEAKYNFSEIIISSIGAVIGTHTGPGVLGVAVLPDKKQV from the coding sequence GTGTTTGTCATAGGCGTTAAAATCGTAACGGACAGTACCGCTGATTTGCCTCAGGGCCTGGCGGACGAATTGGATATTGCTGTTGTTCCATTAAATGTGCATTTTGGCGAGGAGGAATATCTGGATTGGATAGATCTGGATTCCGATTCCTTTTTTGAAAAATTACAGGCCAGTGAGGTAATGCCCCGTACATCCCAACCGTCCCCTGCTGATTTTGAGGCGGTATATAAAAGGGTTGGCGAGGACGGAGACACCATAATTTCACTACATATTTCAGCAGAGCTTAGCGGCACCTACCAGTCGGCCACCATTGCCAAATCAATGCTGGAGGATATGGATATCGAAGTCATTGACTCCAAGTTAACCAGCATGGCGTTGGGAATTGTGGTGGTGGAGGCGGCCAGAGCGGCCAGGGACGGTAAAAGTAAAGAAGAGATATTGTCTGTAATCTATGAGCAGTTAGGTAAGGTGAAAGTCTACTTTGGAGTGGATACACTGGAGTATTTACAGAAAAACGGTAGGATAGGAAAAGCTGCGGCGCTTCTGGGCGGACTGTTAAGCTTAAAACCTATATTAACCCTGGTAGACGGAATGGTTGTTCCCAAAGATAAGGTGCGTGGCCGGGTAAAGCTGCAGGCGCGGGTTGTGGATCTTGTGGGCGAGGAACTGGGTGCAGATGTAACGGGAAAAGCAGTAATTCTCCACGGCAATGTTTTGGAGGAAGCATTGAAGTTAAAGGACAAAATTGAAGCAAAGTACAATTTCTCCGAGATTATCATCTCTTCCATAGGGGCGGTAATCGGGACTCATACCGGCCCGGGAGTATTGGGCGTGGCAGTGCTTCCCGACAAAAAACAGGTTTAA
- a CDS encoding YlbL family protein — MRSKHNLRRLVLTIVTVLFIGYTLLFVPTGYLLVRPGSAEDLAGFVTVEEGDKDHDGRFYLVTVMQQDASPLLLVYGLVNPIIDLQLQRQVVPPHMDPEEFRDLMEQWMQESQNLASTIALRRLGFDVPVESDGVQVVEIGEDSPAQDILEPEDIILAVDEREVYLAEELVSEVQSRPVGEPVRLRIKRDSQMMDVSIPTTNHTDQPEKAAIRVFVQTLNWQPRLPRDVTIDVGQIGGPSAGLMFVLEIINQLDPRDLTAGRQIAGTGTINLEEEVGSIGGVRQKVRASENAGAEYFFVPQENYEEAAMAVRHIELVPVETLGEALQFLEGLQE; from the coding sequence GTGCGCAGCAAACATAATTTACGCAGACTGGTATTGACCATTGTGACAGTGCTGTTTATCGGTTACACATTACTTTTTGTCCCCACCGGGTATCTGTTGGTTCGGCCCGGTTCTGCCGAAGATCTGGCGGGTTTTGTCACGGTGGAAGAAGGAGATAAGGATCATGACGGCCGTTTTTATTTGGTAACGGTTATGCAGCAGGATGCTTCACCTCTGTTACTTGTCTACGGCTTGGTTAATCCCATAATTGATTTACAGCTGCAGCGGCAGGTTGTTCCGCCGCACATGGATCCCGAAGAATTCCGGGATCTAATGGAGCAGTGGATGCAAGAGAGCCAAAACCTGGCCAGCACCATAGCTTTGCGCCGTCTGGGCTTTGATGTGCCGGTGGAAAGCGACGGTGTACAGGTGGTGGAAATAGGCGAAGACAGTCCGGCACAAGATATTCTGGAGCCGGAAGACATTATTCTGGCGGTGGATGAGCGGGAGGTTTATCTGGCCGAGGAATTGGTCAGTGAGGTGCAGAGCCGGCCTGTGGGAGAGCCTGTCAGGTTAAGGATAAAAAGGGACAGTCAAATGATGGATGTCTCTATCCCCACCACAAATCATACGGACCAACCTGAAAAGGCTGCTATCCGTGTTTTTGTGCAGACGCTCAACTGGCAACCGCGTCTGCCCCGTGACGTTACCATTGATGTGGGGCAAATCGGCGGTCCATCCGCCGGGCTCATGTTTGTACTGGAAATAATAAACCAGCTGGATCCCCGTGACCTTACAGCCGGCCGGCAGATTGCCGGTACCGGCACAATAAATCTGGAGGAAGAGGTGGGCTCCATTGGTGGTGTGCGGCAAAAAGTGCGGGCCTCAGAAAATGCCGGAGCAGAATATTTCTTCGTGCCGCAGGAAAATTATGAAGAGGCCGCAATGGCAGTTCGTCATATAGAATTAGTACCGGTGGAGACCCTGGGAGAGGCACTGCAGTTTCTGGAAGGATTGCAGGAGTAA
- the rpmF gene encoding 50S ribosomal protein L32, translating into MAVPKRRTSKARKHKRRTHWKLAVPGLVSCPQCHEAKLPHRVCVHCGYYKGRAAVETE; encoded by the coding sequence ATGGCGGTTCCCAAGCGGAGAACGTCCAAGGCGAGAAAGCATAAACGTAGAACACACTGGAAACTGGCTGTACCTGGTCTGGTTTCCTGTCCGCAGTGTCATGAGGCAAAGCTGCCCCACCGGGTATGCGTGCATTGCGGTTATTATAAAGGAAGAGCAGCTGTCGAAACAGAATAG
- the rsmD gene encoding 16S rRNA (guanine(966)-N(2))-methyltransferase RsmD, whose amino-acid sequence MRVIAGCARGRTLKTRKGMDTRPTADRVKESLFNILTPYLSGAEMLDVFAGNGGVGIEALSRGADRCVFVEKNAQCAKIIKDNLILTGLADRGEILPRDALGALSLLQKRENRFNIIFLDPPYHSPELADVLRKIAQGCLLLPDGLLLVEHHSADFSWHDPAIWNISREKKYGDTTISFLSPAAAGGDVSMSQQEEDK is encoded by the coding sequence ATGCGGGTAATTGCCGGTTGTGCCCGTGGGCGAACCCTGAAAACACGTAAGGGAATGGATACACGGCCCACAGCAGACAGGGTTAAAGAATCATTGTTTAATATTTTAACGCCATATCTTTCTGGGGCAGAAATGCTGGATGTGTTTGCCGGAAATGGTGGAGTGGGCATAGAAGCTTTAAGCCGTGGTGCGGATCGATGTGTTTTTGTTGAAAAAAATGCACAATGTGCTAAAATAATCAAAGATAATCTGATATTAACAGGGCTGGCGGATAGGGGAGAAATTCTGCCCCGGGATGCGCTTGGCGCATTATCTCTGTTACAAAAACGCGAGAACCGTTTTAATATTATTTTCCTGGATCCGCCGTATCATAGTCCGGAGCTGGCTGATGTTTTGAGAAAGATTGCCCAAGGCTGCCTGTTGTTGCCGGATGGCCTGTTGCTTGTAGAGCATCATAGCGCTGATTTTTCCTGGCATGACCCGGCAATCTGGAATATTAGCAGAGAAAAAAAATATGGCGACACCACAATTTCTTTTCTTAGTCCCGCAGCTGCCGGTGGGGATGTGAGTATGTCGCAACAGGAGGAGGACAAGTAG
- the fabD gene encoding ACP S-malonyltransferase has product MGKIAFIFPGQGAQHVGMGQEMAENFSAARQVFEQADDILGMNLSEKVFNGSDDELRLTEITQPAIVATSIACLEVLRQHGVQAHGVAGLSLGEYSALVAAEAMSFADALPVVQKRGRYMQEAVPPGVGGMSAILGLAREKVHEACRQASAIGVIEPANYNTPDQIVIAGEIAAMRKACEVAKELGAKRIVELPVSVSFHCSLLKNVEPLLAGELAQIELSPAKIPVMANISADYVNSVEEMRDSLVRQVSNAILWQDSIEKMIADGYDTFVEVGPGKSLTGMMKKINRDVWAHQVENVKTLEKVVEAING; this is encoded by the coding sequence ATGGGTAAGATTGCCTTTATTTTTCCCGGCCAGGGAGCCCAGCACGTGGGAATGGGCCAAGAGATGGCGGAGAATTTTTCCGCTGCCCGACAAGTATTTGAACAGGCAGACGACATACTGGGCATGAACTTGTCGGAAAAAGTATTTAACGGCAGCGATGATGAATTAAGGCTGACGGAAATTACACAGCCTGCCATTGTGGCCACCAGTATAGCCTGCCTGGAAGTACTACGGCAGCATGGTGTGCAGGCCCATGGTGTGGCAGGCCTGAGCCTGGGCGAGTATTCTGCGCTGGTGGCGGCGGAGGCCATGTCTTTTGCCGATGCGCTGCCGGTTGTCCAAAAACGCGGCCGGTATATGCAGGAAGCGGTTCCTCCCGGTGTGGGTGGGATGTCTGCTATTTTAGGGTTGGCCAGGGAAAAAGTGCATGAGGCCTGCCGGCAGGCTTCGGCCATTGGAGTGATTGAGCCGGCCAATTATAATACCCCGGATCAGATTGTGATTGCCGGTGAAATTGCAGCTATGCGCAAAGCCTGTGAGGTAGCAAAGGAACTGGGTGCAAAGCGGATTGTGGAGCTGCCGGTCAGTGTTTCCTTCCACTGCAGTCTCCTTAAAAATGTAGAGCCCCTTTTGGCCGGGGAATTAGCACAGATCGAGCTTTCGCCGGCAAAAATCCCGGTGATGGCCAATATTTCCGCCGACTATGTTAACTCGGTGGAGGAAATGCGCGATTCTTTGGTGCGGCAGGTCAGTAACGCTATTTTGTGGCAGGATTCCATAGAAAAAATGATTGCCGATGGTTACGATACATTTGTGGAAGTAGGACCCGGTAAATCACTTACAGGTATGATGAAAAAAATTAATCGTGACGTCTGGGCCCACCAGGTTGAGAATGTTAAGACCCTGGAGAAAGTGGTTGAGGCGATTAACGGGTAA
- the fabK gene encoding enoyl-[acyl-carrier-protein] reductase FabK: protein MTLKTNLCNVLGIKVPVLQGGMAWVATGELAAAVSEAGGLGIIGAGNAPADVLEQEIKKAKELTDKPFGVNIMLLSPFVDDVVDLICREEVRVVTTGAGNPGKYVDRFKEKDIKVIPVVSSVALAKRLERLGVDAMIAEGMEAGGHIGELTTMVLVPQIVDAVNVPVIAAGGIADGRGVTAALALGAEGVQLGTRFICAHECTVHEKYKEKVLKAKDRDAVVTGQSTGHPVRVLNNKLSREFSRMENQGATPEDLEKFGAGKLAAAVRDGDVVNGSVMAGQSAAMVVKEESCQEIIDDLISHTIRVIDELKEKFGS from the coding sequence ATGACACTAAAAACCAACCTTTGTAATGTTTTGGGAATCAAAGTGCCTGTTTTGCAAGGCGGTATGGCCTGGGTAGCCACCGGGGAGTTGGCTGCTGCAGTGTCGGAAGCTGGTGGCCTGGGGATTATCGGTGCCGGCAATGCGCCTGCAGATGTGTTGGAACAGGAAATTAAAAAAGCAAAAGAACTGACTGATAAACCATTCGGTGTAAATATTATGCTATTATCTCCTTTTGTAGACGATGTTGTTGATTTAATCTGCCGTGAAGAGGTGCGGGTGGTGACCACCGGTGCCGGTAATCCGGGAAAATATGTGGACCGTTTTAAAGAAAAGGATATCAAGGTAATTCCGGTGGTTTCATCGGTGGCTCTGGCCAAGCGTCTGGAACGGCTGGGTGTGGATGCTATGATTGCCGAAGGAATGGAAGCGGGGGGCCATATCGGTGAATTGACCACCATGGTTTTGGTTCCGCAGATTGTGGATGCGGTAAATGTGCCGGTTATTGCCGCCGGCGGTATAGCAGACGGCCGTGGTGTGACTGCGGCACTGGCACTGGGAGCAGAAGGGGTGCAGCTGGGTACCCGCTTCATCTGTGCTCATGAGTGCACCGTCCATGAAAAGTACAAAGAGAAGGTTCTTAAGGCCAAAGACCGTGATGCGGTGGTTACCGGACAGTCCACCGGCCACCCGGTACGGGTTCTAAACAATAAATTGAGCCGGGAATTTTCCCGGATGGAAAACCAGGGTGCCACGCCTGAAGATCTGGAAAAGTTCGGTGCCGGTAAGCTTGCTGCCGCTGTGCGGGACGGGGATGTGGTAAACGGTTCGGTGATGGCCGGGCAAAGTGCGGCCATGGTGGTAAAAGAAGAGTCATGTCAGGAAATTATAGATGATTTAATTTCTCATACTATACGTGTTATTGATGAACTGAAGGAAAAATTTGGTTCATAA